The sequence below is a genomic window from Oleidesulfovibrio alaskensis DSM 16109.
AGCACCCACGCCGGAGCAGCAGGAAAAGTCAGCACGGCCCATGTGGCCCCCACTGCTCCCAGCGCGAACTGGCCCTCGGCGCCGATGTTCCATATCTGCATGCGAAAGCAGACGGCAACGCCCAAGGCGCACAGAAAAATGGGTATGGTTTTGAGCAGCGTATCTTCCAGCGCATACAGCTGGCCGAACCCGCCGTCCCACAACAGATACAGTCCCTTGAGAAAAGGTTTTCCCTGTACGGCCAGCATGGCGCCGCTCAGTGACAGAGAAAGAACAAGGGCAACCAGAAAAATGAAAAAGGAGCCCCAGTTAAGGGGCTCCTGTCGTTTAACGACTCTGTAACCCATCATCGGGCAATGTCTCCAGCGATGCAGGGTCTATTCGGTGGTGCCTACCACGCCTTCGACAAACCAGTCCATGCCGAGCAGCGCGGCATCACCGGCCTTTTCACCTTCGGCAATGCGTATCTTGCCGCTCTGGTCTTTAACAGGACCGGTAAACACGGCAACCTTGCCGGAAGCTATGTCAGCCTTTTTGGCCAGCACTTCGTCACGCACGTCCTGCGGAACCATGTCGCCGAAGGGAGCGATATCGACAATGCCGTGTTCAAGTCCCCACCAGTACTGACCGGACTGCCAGCTGCCGTCACGCACGCTGTCCACCACATGATCATAGAAGATCTGCCAGTTCCAGACAGCGGAAGTGAGGTGTGCCTTGGGTGCAAAGGTGCTCATGTCGGAGTTGTAGCCCACCGAGTACACACCGCGCTCCTGCGCTGCTTCCTGCGGGCCGGGAGAATCCTGATGCTGCGCAATGACATCCGCGCCCACATCCAGCAGCGACTTGGCGGCTTCTTTTTCTGTGGCGGGATCATACCAGGTCTTGGTCCAGACCACGCGCACCTGTGCGTCGGGGTTCACCGAACGCACGCCGAGAGCAAAAGCGTTGATGCCGCGGATAACTTCGGGAATGGGGAAAGCCGCCACATAGCCGAGCACGTTGGATTTGGTCATGCGGCCTGCCACCATGCCCGTAAGGTAACGGGCCTGATACACGCGGCCGAAATAGGCGCTCATGTTGGGGGCAGTCTTGTAGCCGGCACAGTGCATGAAGGTGATGTCAGGGTACTGTCCGGCCACTTTCAGGGTGGGGTCCATGTAGCCGTAGCTGGTGGTGAAAATCATGTCATAGCCTTTGCGGGCCATGTTCAGAATAACA
It includes:
- a CDS encoding BMP family ABC transporter substrate-binding protein; amino-acid sequence: MRKLMLLLAAALLVFGGLTGCEKEKPAEKTATAESAAKQDSAPAATEEAPAEKEFKIGFVYVSPVGDAGWSYAHDQARMELEKRPGVTTSFVESVPEGADAERVILNMARKGYDMIFTTSYGYMDPTLKVAGQYPDITFMHCAGYKTAPNMSAYFGRVYQARYLTGMVAGRMTKSNVLGYVAAFPIPEVIRGINAFALGVRSVNPDAQVRVVWTKTWYDPATEKEAAKSLLDVGADVIAQHQDSPGPQEAAQERGVYSVGYNSDMSTFAPKAHLTSAVWNWQIFYDHVVDSVRDGSWQSGQYWWGLEHGIVDIAPFGDMVPQDVRDEVLAKKADIASGKVAVFTGPVKDQSGKIRIAEGEKAGDAALLGMDWFVEGVVGTTE